A genomic region of Papaver somniferum cultivar HN1 chromosome 7, ASM357369v1, whole genome shotgun sequence contains the following coding sequences:
- the LOC113299784 gene encoding probable sulfate transporter 3.4 produces MASTRPSVEEMVGGSSNKVDTVHETSIRVNTGSSSTMEIHKVCLPPNKTTFQSIKHNFSEIFFPDDPLHKFKNQKPFTKFLLGLQYFFPIFQWGSDYSLKLLKSDVISGLTIASLAIPQGISYAKLANLPPIIGLYSSFVPPLLYAILGSSRHLGVGPVSIASLVMGSMLREVVSPTAEPILYLKLAFTATFFAGVFQTSLGLLRLGFIIDFLSKPTLIGFTAGAAVIVSLQQLKGMLGIVHFTPKMQIVNVLSSVISTEKEWSWQTVVMGMSFLIFLLATRHISIKKPKLFWISAAAPLTSVILSTILVYVFRAHTSAISTIGHLPKGLNPPSANMLYFSGTHLAIAIKTGIVTGILSLTEGIAVGRTFASLRNYQIDGNKEMIAIGVMNMAGSCTSCYVTTGSFSRSAVNFNAGAQTAVSNIVMAATVLITLLFLMPLFYYTPNVILAAIIITAVIGLINYQEAIKFWKVDKYDFMTCLVAFFGVLFLSVQMGLAIAVGVSVLKILMNVTRPTTVVLGNIPGTQIFQNVGRYGDATRVPSFFILAIESPICFANSTYLQERILRWVREEEERIVANKEQDMKTIILDLTAVTAIDTNGLEAIVEIRKMLEKRSYKLVLVNPVGQVMEKLESSRTLELFGEKSLYLTVGEAIADMSKRFKIEI; encoded by the exons ATGGCTTCGACCCGTCCATCTGTAGAAG AGATGGTGGGTGGAAGTTCAAACAAAGTGGATACTGTTCATGAAACAAGTATCAGAGTGAATACTGGTTCATCATCAACAATGGAGATACATAAAGTTTGTTTACCACCAAATaaaactacattccaatccatTAAGCATAACTTTTCTGAGATTTTTTTCCCTGATGATCCTCTCCATAAGTTTAAGAATCAGAAACCATTTACGAAATTCCTTCTGGGTTTACAATATTTCTTCCCTATCTTTCAATGGGGCTCTGATTATAGTTTGAAGCTTCTCAAATCTGATGTTATCTCTGGTCTCACCATTGCTAGTTTGGCTATTCCTCAG GGGATTAGTTATGCTAAGTTGGCCAATTTGCCTCCTATTATTGGATTAT ATTCAAGTTTTGTACCACCATTGTTGTATGCAATTCTTGGGAGTTCAAGACATTTAGGAGTTGGTCCAGTATCAATTGCATCACTAGTGATGGGTTCTATGCTTAGAGAAGTAGTCTCACCAACTGCAGAGCCAATTCTATATCTCAAATTGGCTTTCACTGCAACCTTCTTTGCTGGTGTATTCCAAACATCTTTGGGTCTACTTAG GTTGGGCTTCATAATCGATTTCCTATCGAAGCCGACTTTAATTGGGTTCACAGCTGGGGCAGCAGTTATTGTATCCCTACAACAGCTTAAGGGAATGCTTGGGATTGTTCACTTCACTCCTAAGATGCAAATTGTTAATGTGCTGTCCTCTGTTATTAGCACTGAAAAAGAG TGGTCATGGCAAACTGTAGTAATGGGGATGAGTTTCTTGATCTTTCTACTGGCAACAAGGCATATT AGCATCAAAAAACCAAAGCTCTTTTGGATTTCGGCAGCTGCTCCATTAACTTCTGTAATTCTGTCAACAATTTTAGTCTATGTCTTCAGAGCTCACACTTCTGCCATTTCAACT ATTGGACACTTGCCGAAGGGTTTGAACCCACCGTCAGCAAACATGCTATATTTCAGTGGGACTCATCTAGCCATTGCGATAAAAACAGGCATTGTAACTGGGATTTTGTCTCTAACT GAAGGTATTGCAGTTGGAAGGACTTTTGCTTCACTAAGAAATTATCAAATTGATGGCAATAAAGAAATGATAGCAATAGGTGTTATGAATATGGCTGGCTCTTGTACTTCATGCTATGTGACAACAG GATCATTTTCTCGATCAGCTGTAAACTTCAATGCCGGAGCACAGACAGCAGTTTCCAATATAGTAATGGCAGCAACTGTCTTGATCACATTGCTGTTCCTGATGCCGTTGTTCTATTATACTCCCAATGTGATCTTAGCGGCAATTATCATAACTGCTGTTATTGGACTGATAAATTACCAAGAAGCCATCAAGTTCTGGAAGGTTGACAAGTACGACTTCATGACATGTTTAGTTGCATTCTTTGGTGTTCTTTTCCTCTCTGTTCAAATGGGCCTCGCAATTGCT GTCGGTGTGTCAGTATTGAAGATTCTGATGAATGTGACCAGGCCAACTACAGTCGTGTTAGGGAATATTCCTGGGACGCAAATATTCCAAAATGTTGGTCGTTATGGAGACGCTACAAGGGTTCCATCGTTCTTTATTCTTGCGATAGAATCTCCCATCTGCTTCGCAAATTCTACCTATCTTCAAGAGAG GATATTAAGATGGGTTAGAGAGGAGGAAGAAAGGATCGTAGCAAACAAAGAGCAAGATATGAAAACCATAATCTTGGACCTGACAG CTGTAACTGCAATAGACACCAATGGACTCGAAGCAATAGTCGAAATCAGGAAAATGCTTGAGAAACGATCATACAAG CTGGTGTTGGTGAACCCAGTAGGACAAGTGATGGAAAAACTGGAAAGCTCAAGAACATTAGAGCTTTTTGGCGAAAAATCACTGTATCTGACAGTTGGAGAAGCCATTGCAGATATGTCCAAAAGGTTCAAGATTGAGATTTAA
- the LOC113299785 gene encoding protein SYS1 homolog translates to MFYGAMVWDPWLIVSQIICLQCLYYLTLGILMSILVGTRVSRMSLVYFFDYSTLTTSTVTGWCVIVAFLLSSLAGAGIMLHLVERAKKCLDFSATLYIIHFFICLVYGGWPSSITWWIVNGTCLGLMALLGEWLCIKREMREIPISRLRSNV, encoded by the exons ATGTTCTATGGGGCTATGGTATGGGATCCTTGGCTAATTGTATCTCAAATAATTTGTTTACAATGCTTATACTATCTAACACTTGGTATATTAATGTCAATTCTTGTTGGGACTCGTGTATCACGGATGAGTCttgtatatttctttgattacTCTACTCTTACTACATCAACGGTTACTGGATGGTGTGTAATTGTTGCATTCCTACTCAGCTCACTTGCCGG GGCTGGAATCATGCTTCATTTGGTCGAGAGAGCTAAAAAGTGCTTAGATTTCTCAGCGACTCTTTACATCATACACTTCTTTATATGCCTCGTATATGGAGGTTGGCCATCCTCCATTACTTGGTGGATCGTGAATGGTACTTGTCTTGGTTTGATGGCTTTGCTCGGTGAATGGTTGTGTATAAAACGCGAGATGCGAGAAATTCCCATATCACGGCTTAGATCAA ATGTTTGA